In the genome of Candidatus Pristimantibacillus lignocellulolyticus, the window ATTACTAGTACCTGTGGAGGACCATTCTGCTCTAGCAGATGCGTTGGAAACAGTAATTATTGATCCAGATTATAGATATCAGCTTGCTAGAGAAGCATCCGAAAAAGCGAAGCGGGATTATTCTTTGCAACGTGTTATTGCACAATTGAACAAAGTATATCGTGAAGTTTCTCAGTACTAAGGAGTAGGTGGTGCTGAAATGGCAATTCCATTTCGCTTTATTCATGCCGCTGATTTGCATATTGACAGCCCGTTTAAGGGACTAACAACCGTTCCAGCATATGTGAGGGAGTCGCTTCTTGAAGCGACCTTCCTTGCATTTAAACGACTAATTGATACTGCAATCAAGCAGCAGGTACAATTTATCGTCGTAAGTGGCGATTTGTTTGATGAAAGTGATCGTTCCCTGAAAGCGCAATTGTTTCTCTTACAACAATATGAACGACTAAGAAAGTGTCAGATTAACATTTATATTATTCATGGAAATCATGATCATCTTGCAGGTCAGACTATACCATTCCCGTATCCTGACAATGTTTATGTATTTTCTAGTACTGAGGTAACAACGAAGGTAGTCACGAATGATGATGGTGCTATTCTCGCGTACGTACACGGCATATCTTATCCAACTAGACATGTGATGGATAATCTAGCTAAGGAATATAAGCACGAGCCAGAGCACGGCTATCATATTGGACTATACCATGGTAATGTGGGCAATGTTAGTGAGCATGATCCGTATGCGCCCTGTCATTTGTCTGATTTATTGGCGCATCAATATCATTATTGGGCACTTGGTCATATCCATAAGCGTCAAGTGTTACACCAATCTCCATATGTTGTATATCCAGGAAACACGCAAGGCAGACATCGCAAAGAGAGTGGCGATAAAGGATGTTATCTCGTCACCGTTAACGAGCAGCACGAAACAACAATACATTTTCTATCGTTAGCACCGATTAGATGGCTTCAAATCGCCATTGATGTTTCATCCATTGAGAACGAAGCACAATTTCTTGCAACGATTGAGCACCACACGTCAACGCTGTTAGCAGAGCAAATAGAGTGCAGCATACTACTTTCAATTGAGCTAACAGGTAGTGGGTATATCCATGAGCTGTTACAACAAACGGGTAATACAAGGCAGATGCTGACGCATATTCAAAGCATGTACGAAGATGATTCGAGCAGTGAGTGGTTATATATATACGAATTGCAACTACATACCCAAGTACAATATGATGAAGCGTTACTTCGTCAGGAACAAAGTTTTATCGGTGACTTCTTAACGTATTATGAACAATTAATAGTAGATCCAGAGCAAATGAAACAGTTATTTGCTGAAGCACAACAAGGGTTAATAACCCATCAAGGATTGAGTCGATATTTACGTCAAACGGCATCGACACAAGACAAGGTAACATTAGACGAGACTTCACAACAGGCTCAGCTAGCTGATGCAAAGCAAAAAGTATTAGAATGGCTCCTTCTCCATCAAGATCAAGGAGTGAGTATATGAAGCTATTAGAATTGAATATTAATGGGTTTGGTAAGCTACAAGATGTAACATTACAACTGGATGCACCACTTGTTGTAGTTTACGGACATAATGAAGCTGGAAAAAGTACATTGTTTCAATTTATCTATACGATGTTATTCGGATTTTCGCGAAAAAATCAAGTGGGTCGCTTTCTTGAGCCAGTGTACGGGGGAAGTCATGGAGGCAGTATCGTATTTGTTACTGATAATGATGAAATCTATCAGTTAACCCGATATCGAGAGCAGCATCAAGGTAAAGCGCAGCTTGCAAGAGCCCAGAAGGATCACAAGAACGAGCGTTACATCCCGATTACGACCTCCACTATTGTAGAGCAAGCTAATCTTGAACGAAATTTTCTATCTGGTATTAATGCTCGATTATTTCAGCAATTAAGTGCCATTACATTGAATGAATTACAAGCAACCAGTGTGATGACAGAAAGTGAATTGAGTCAATATTTATATCATGCAAGTTGGGAAAGTGGTAAGCAAGTTGCTGAGTTAGAGAAACAACTTATAGCGGAACAGGACAAGCTCTTCAAACCAAGAGGACAGAATCAACTGCTTATTCAAGAGCTTAAGCAATATGAACAACTGCAACAGCAATATAAGCAAGTGGAGATGGAACTTGAACA includes:
- a CDS encoding DNA repair exonuclease, with the protein product MAIPFRFIHAADLHIDSPFKGLTTVPAYVRESLLEATFLAFKRLIDTAIKQQVQFIVVSGDLFDESDRSLKAQLFLLQQYERLRKCQINIYIIHGNHDHLAGQTIPFPYPDNVYVFSSTEVTTKVVTNDDGAILAYVHGISYPTRHVMDNLAKEYKHEPEHGYHIGLYHGNVGNVSEHDPYAPCHLSDLLAHQYHYWALGHIHKRQVLHQSPYVVYPGNTQGRHRKESGDKGCYLVTVNEQHETTIHFLSLAPIRWLQIAIDVSSIENEAQFLATIEHHTSTLLAEQIECSILLSIELTGSGYIHELLQQTGNTRQMLTHIQSMYEDDSSSEWLYIYELQLHTQVQYDEALLRQEQSFIGDFLTYYEQLIVDPEQMKQLFAEAQQGLITHQGLSRYLRQTASTQDKVTLDETSQQAQLADAKQKVLEWLLLHQDQGVSI